One stretch of Desulforegula conservatrix Mb1Pa DNA includes these proteins:
- a CDS encoding transposase domain-containing protein codes for LVESAKAAKLEPYAYLKLIFEKIPLAQNEEDYRALLPISVTSQIST; via the coding sequence CTTGTCGAATCTGCAAAAGCAGCAAAGCTCGAGCCGTATGCATATCTTAAACTCATCTTCGAAAAAATACCACTCGCGCAGAATGAAGAGGATTATAGAGCTTTGCTCCCTATATCTGTCACATCACAAATTTCCACGTAG